Genomic DNA from Methanofollis sp. W23:
TATTTGCCATGGGTGTTTTTATATATTTCGAGCGGCAAAACCCGGGTTTTTTCAGGCAATCTGAGCCCATATGCCCGGAGAAGAGGGGGATCGGATCAGACCCGCCTGCTTCCTTTCCGCTTTTCGGCAAGGACCATGGTCCGGCCCCGCACGCCGACGAGTGTGGCGCCGGCGCGGCGGGCAATCTCGTCGGCATCCACGTCGGTGCTCCGGAGCCATTTGATCTTGACGACTTTGCGCTGCTTGAGCTGGAGTCGGATCTCCTCGATGAGGGTATCCGAACATCCCTGTTTGCCGATCCATATGGTCGGCTTCAGTTCCTGGAAGAGTTCATTTTTTTCGATGTTCTTTCACCACCGGATAGCGTTTCTGGTGACCGCAGACACGGCAGGTGACGAGCACCTTTCCGTGCTGCACCCGGACGCGGGCATTGGACCCAGGGACGAGGTACGCCGAGCACCGCCTGCAGAAGCGTGTCCCATACTCGCGGGGGATCCTGACCCGCTGGCGCATGGCGATCCGTCGAGCAAGAGCAACACACCGGTTGCTCACCTCGGGATCTACAGGGTAGAACTCGGCCGCTCGTTCAAAGAGAAGGGCGATCCGTTCGTGTGCGATCTTCTTCGCGTTCTGGTCCTTGGGTCTCCGCCGCATGGGTGCATCAGTACTCCAGATATGTTATGCAGGAAGATAATTATAGCAGTGCATGGGGGTTGGGCCGGATCTGCTGAGCGCGCATTCTCGGAGAGATCAGGGGGCCGACCAGACCCCGCCTCTGCATGATAATCAGCAGAGGACAGGGCCATCTTCTAAATGTCCCCCCTCTGCCGTCCCGGGGGTCCGGAGGTACCTTCCGATATCTGGTTCTGTAGGATCAGGCATGAACCCCGGGCTCACGCATATGGGATGACCATGATCGTGGGTCTCCAGGGGGTGGGCGGCACGAGGCAAGATTTCTGGCCGGTCCCCGGTCACAAGGAGAATGACCACTGATCCCTCCACGCCCCGGAACCCTGTGACAGGGAAGATTCAATCGCGTATGCGTGAACCCACGGATCATGCCCGATTTTACAGGGTCCTCCAAAGCCAAAAAAAGAACTCAGGCCGGGGGGAGAACCCGGACGCGCCGACCATCAATCTCGATCCGGTCCTCGCAGAAGAGGGCCACCGCCTCGGGGAGGGCGCGGTGCTCCTCCACGATGATCCGCTCGGCAAGACTGTCTTCATCATCGTCCTCAAGTACAGGCACACCGCGCTGGATGATGATCGGGCCGCTGTCTGTCCCGGCGTCCACGAAGTGGACGGTACACCCGGCGACCTTCACGCCGTACTCGACCGCCTGTCGCTGGGCATGGAGCCCCGGGAAACTCGGGAGGAGAGCCGGGTGGATGTTGATCATCCTGCCGGCAAAACTTTCCACAATCGCCCTCCCCACGATCCGCATATACCCTGCAAGTACAAAGAGGTCTGCCTCGCACGCCTGCATCGCCGCCAGGAGGTCGGCCTCGTAGGCATCCTTCGAGGAGTATGCATGATAGTCGAGGACCGTCACCTCGACCCCGGCGTCCCTGGCGCGGGTGATCGCATAGGCTTCGGGATTGTCGGTGATCAGTCCGACACACTCGGCCTGGATCTCTCCCCTGGCCAGGGCGTCAAGGACGGCCTGGAAGTTCGAGCCCCTTCCAGATGCCAGCACTGCGATGCGCTTCATGCTCACACGTCGGCGTGAGAGAGCATTAACAATTCTCTTCTTCCTCCTCCACAGGGGGCGGGGGGAAGATGAGTTTGACCTTGGTCACCCGCCGCCCCCGCATCTGCATCACCGCAAGCGAGGTTCCGTCCTCGAGTTTGATCACCTCGCCCCTCAACGGGAGGTGCCCGAGTTGATTGAAGATCAAGCCGCCGATCGTCTCGTACGACTCGCCGACCGGGAGCGAGACCCCGAGCTCCTCGTTGAGGTGCTCGACCCAGACCTGGGCGTCGACCATATACACCCCGCCGCCGAGCTTCTGGACCGGCGGTTCTTCCTCATCAAACTCGTCCAGGATCTCACCCACCAGTTCTTCCAGGATGTCTTCCACCGTCACCACGCCGGCAAACCCGCCATATTCGTCGAGGACGATGGCCATGTGGACCTTGCGGATCTGCATCTCCTTGAGGAGGTCGTCGATCATCTTTGACTCAGGGACAAAGAAGGCGTCAAACATCATCTCGCTGATGACAAGATCTTCCTTTGAGAACTCAGCCGAGAAGACGTCCTTGACATTGAGGACGCCGACGACATTGTCGATCTGGTCGTGGTAGACCGGCAGGCGGGACAGCCCGGTCTCGTTGAAGAGGGTGACCGCCCCGTCGAGCGAGTTGGTGTCCTCGATCATCACGACGTCCACTCTCGGGGTCATGATCTCGCGGGCGGTCGTGTCCCCGAACTTGAAGACCGAGTAGAGCATGGCGCGCTCTTCCTCTTCGATCGTCCCTTCTTCCTCGCCGACATCGATCCACTCCTTGATCTCCTCCTCGGTGACCGAGGGTTCAGTCGGGCCACGCGCCAGGGAGAAGTGGCCGCTGACCCGGTCGTAGCCCCAGAGGATAGGATACAGGACTTTTGCGAGGACGAGGACCCATGGTGCGGCAAAGAGAGCAAGCCGGTCGGTATACCGTGCGGCATAGGTCTTGGGCCCGATCTCGCCGATGATCAGCATCAGGATCACAACAACCCCGGTGGCGATCCCGACGCCGGCGTCACCATAGTACTCGATGGCAAGGGCCGTCGCCAGCGAAGTCGCCGCCACGTTGACGACATTGTTCCCGATAAGGATAGTGATGAGGATATGGTCGGGATACTCTTTCAGATGCGCAAGGGCCTCGGCACCCTTCCTCCCCTCGTTGACAAGAGTGCGGACCTTCGCTTTCGTGATCGAGATCAGCGCAACTTCAGAACTGGAAAAAAAACCAGACAGGGCGAGACAGATGACAAAGAGCCCGATAAAAACAATTTCATCGGGGGTCATTGCTGCCTCGCCGATCTACAGCATAACGCAATCCAACTATCGTTCATAAACTGTAATTCGATTTTTGATAGGTACTCAGAGGTATTAAAGTCAGCGCTTCAGGAGAGGCAGCAGGTTATGTAGCGATGTTCATCCCTGAGGACCATGACCTTCTCCTCCAGGGAGAGGGGGTGTGCAAAGACCTGGTCCTCGATCTCCAGGGTGAGTGGGCCGCGATATCCGGCGTCTCGCAGGGCGCGGACGACCTCACATGCCTCCTCTCTTCCGGCGACCGGCAGGTGCCGCTGTCCCTCTGCGACCATGCTCAGGTGGACGTTGGCGATCCGGTCGCCGCAGGTCTCGAGGTATCGGGCGACCTCCGCCCCTGAGACGGTCATGGCATGGGCGACGTCCAGGGTGAACCAGAGCCAGGGGTGGGCGTCGAGGGTCTCACGCATCCCTTCGGGAGTGCAGAGGAGGGAATTCACCTTCGGCTCCATATTCTCGATCGCGACCCTCACGCCGGTCTCCGCGGACGCCTGCCGCAGGCGCGCCAGGTAGGTCCTGAAGTGCGCATAGTCGTACCGGCTTGGGGGACGCCTGGCCGTCCTCCTCCCAGGATGGACGGTGACCACGTCGGCACCCACCGCCCCCGCCAGTGCGACCGCCTCGACGGCGTACTGCTGGGAGGCGGCGGCGACTCTCGGGTTGATGGAGCAGGGGTTGAGGTCGAGGGCCGGGGCATGGAGGGTAAGCGGGCTGAGGCGGGGGTGGGCCCTGACCGCGGCCTTGAGTTCGTGGAGAGGGTGGCCTCGCAGCCAGAAGTGGGGGGTCTCGACCCAGAACTCCAGGCCCGTAAGCCCGGCCTCCTCGACCGAAGAGAAGATCTCGTCGACCGGGTACTCGTGGAAGAACATACTGGAGACGGCGAGGCTGAGCATTGGTTGATATAGACCCCGACCCCAAGATAAACGTGATGGGTCAGGGAGAGGGGCCCGATGGTCCGGCGGTCTTCGGGGTCGCCGAGGTCACCGGGATCATCAGGGACGCCCTGGACCTCCCCGAACTTGCAGGGCTCTGGGTGCG
This window encodes:
- the purN gene encoding phosphoribosylglycinamide formyltransferase, which produces MKRIAVLASGRGSNFQAVLDALARGEIQAECVGLITDNPEAYAITRARDAGVEVTVLDYHAYSSKDAYEADLLAAMQACEADLFVLAGYMRIVGRAIVESFAGRMINIHPALLPSFPGLHAQRQAVEYGVKVAGCTVHFVDAGTDSGPIIIQRGVPVLEDDDEDSLAERIIVEEHRALPEAVALFCEDRIEIDGRRVRVLPPA
- a CDS encoding ribonuclease P protein component 4; translation: MRRRPKDQNAKKIAHERIALLFERAAEFYPVDPEVSNRCVALARRIAMRQRVRIPREYGTRFCRRCSAYLVPGSNARVRVQHGKVLVTCRVCGHQKRYPVVKEHRKK
- a CDS encoding hemolysin family protein — protein: MTPDEIVFIGLFVICLALSGFFSSSEVALISITKAKVRTLVNEGRKGAEALAHLKEYPDHILITILIGNNVVNVAATSLATALAIEYYGDAGVGIATGVVVILMLIIGEIGPKTYAARYTDRLALFAAPWVLVLAKVLYPILWGYDRVSGHFSLARGPTEPSVTEEEIKEWIDVGEEEGTIEEEERAMLYSVFKFGDTTAREIMTPRVDVVMIEDTNSLDGAVTLFNETGLSRLPVYHDQIDNVVGVLNVKDVFSAEFSKEDLVISEMMFDAFFVPESKMIDDLLKEMQIRKVHMAIVLDEYGGFAGVVTVEDILEELVGEILDEFDEEEPPVQKLGGGVYMVDAQVWVEHLNEELGVSLPVGESYETIGGLIFNQLGHLPLRGEVIKLEDGTSLAVMQMRGRRVTKVKLIFPPPPVEEEEENC
- a CDS encoding sugar phosphate isomerase/epimerase family protein, with protein sequence MLSLAVSSMFFHEYPVDEIFSSVEEAGLTGLEFWVETPHFWLRGHPLHELKAAVRAHPRLSPLTLHAPALDLNPCSINPRVAAASQQYAVEAVALAGAVGADVVTVHPGRRTARRPPSRYDYAHFRTYLARLRQASAETGVRVAIENMEPKVNSLLCTPEGMRETLDAHPWLWFTLDVAHAMTVSGAEVARYLETCGDRIANVHLSMVAEGQRHLPVAGREEACEVVRALRDAGYRGPLTLEIEDQVFAHPLSLEEKVMVLRDEHRYITCCLS
- a CDS encoding YhbY family RNA-binding protein, which produces MEKNELFQELKPTIWIGKQGCSDTLIEEIRLQLKQRKVVKIKWLRSTDVDADEIARRAGATLVGVRGRTMVLAEKRKGSRRV